Proteins from a single region of Bacteroidales bacterium:
- the dnaG gene encoding DNA primase → MIDQQTINQIFDIADIVEVISDFVTLKKSGANYKGLSPFSNEKTPSFMVSPAKGIFKDFSSGKGGNVVGFLMEHEKLTYPEALRYLAKRYNITIEEKELSAEEIQQKNERESLMTVTAFATSYFSSQLDSEEGRAVGLAYFRKRGFRDDVLKKFELGYSPEKRTAFSDEASKKGYKKSYLVKTGLSIEREDYLFDRFAGRVLFPIHSLSGNVIGFGGRTLKSDKSIAKYLNSPESDIYHKSRVLYGLFQAKKTIVSGEKCFLVEGYTDVISLHQAGIENAVASSGTALTVDQIRLIKRFTQNITILYDGDEAGIKASFRGIDMILEEGMNVKVVLLPHGEDPDSFAQSHSSSEFLEYIRSHEKDFISFKAEILLADAQHDPIKRAQLITDIVRSVSVIPDGIMRSVFLKESSLLLGLEEQVLYNEVNKIRRRKQEEQWRREQAGLRQYGDPSVTTLPRQPVVPGFVENVYSEVEEREIIYFLLKFGNHKLHISGEENAEISVALYIIREIQNDELEFTNLVYKQIFEDVKDLIEHGDEVAERYFVYHDHPEVRKLAVDIFTSRYELSKVWKRKEAYVELPGENLGFEVPKTMLSYKMMVIEKALSQLRKELEESEKKQDLQTLNEIIVRIQSLEKVKRELSIGLGGRTIIR, encoded by the coding sequence ATGATCGACCAGCAAACCATAAATCAAATTTTCGATATTGCCGATATTGTTGAGGTTATCTCCGATTTCGTGACTCTTAAGAAAAGCGGAGCCAACTACAAGGGACTCAGCCCCTTTTCCAATGAAAAAACCCCCTCATTTATGGTTTCACCGGCCAAAGGGATCTTTAAAGATTTCAGTTCGGGAAAAGGAGGCAATGTGGTTGGTTTTCTGATGGAACATGAGAAACTCACCTATCCGGAAGCACTCAGGTACCTGGCCAAAAGATACAACATTACCATTGAGGAGAAGGAGCTTAGCGCCGAGGAGATCCAGCAAAAAAATGAGAGAGAGAGTCTGATGACGGTCACCGCCTTTGCCACTTCTTACTTTTCTTCTCAACTGGATAGCGAAGAAGGGAGAGCGGTCGGTCTGGCTTATTTCAGGAAACGGGGTTTTCGTGATGATGTTTTGAAGAAATTTGAGCTTGGTTACAGTCCCGAAAAACGTACTGCTTTCAGTGATGAAGCCAGTAAAAAGGGTTACAAGAAAAGCTACCTGGTGAAAACCGGACTCTCCATCGAAAGAGAGGACTATCTGTTTGACCGTTTTGCCGGAAGGGTTCTTTTTCCCATCCATTCTCTTTCCGGAAATGTCATAGGTTTTGGGGGCAGGACACTGAAATCAGATAAAAGTATTGCCAAATACCTGAACTCGCCCGAGTCTGATATTTATCATAAAAGCAGGGTTCTGTACGGGCTGTTTCAAGCAAAAAAAACAATTGTTTCAGGTGAAAAATGTTTTCTGGTAGAAGGCTATACCGATGTGATCTCCCTGCATCAGGCCGGAATAGAAAACGCAGTAGCTTCCTCCGGAACCGCATTAACCGTGGATCAGATCCGCCTTATAAAGCGTTTTACCCAGAATATAACCATTCTCTACGATGGGGACGAAGCGGGTATCAAGGCCTCTTTCCGGGGTATTGACATGATTCTGGAAGAGGGAATGAATGTGAAGGTGGTGCTGCTGCCCCACGGGGAGGATCCCGACTCTTTTGCACAATCGCACAGCTCTTCCGAATTCCTTGAGTATATCCGGTCTCATGAAAAGGATTTTATCTCCTTCAAAGCCGAAATCCTGCTGGCCGACGCTCAGCATGATCCGATCAAACGGGCACAGTTGATCACCGATATCGTCCGATCCGTCTCGGTGATTCCCGATGGTATCATGCGAAGTGTATTTCTGAAGGAAAGCAGCCTGTTGCTAGGTCTGGAAGAGCAGGTCCTCTACAATGAAGTCAATAAGATCAGGCGCCGAAAACAGGAAGAACAATGGCGCAGGGAACAAGCAGGTCTCCGCCAGTACGGGGATCCTTCCGTCACCACCCTGCCCAGACAGCCCGTGGTTCCGGGCTTTGTAGAGAACGTCTATTCCGAAGTAGAAGAGAGAGAGATCATCTACTTTTTACTGAAATTTGGGAATCATAAACTTCATATAAGTGGAGAGGAAAATGCCGAGATTAGTGTGGCTCTCTACATTATCCGTGAGATCCAGAATGATGAACTTGAGTTTACCAACCTGGTATACAAACAGATCTTTGAAGATGTAAAAGATTTGATTGAACACGGAGATGAAGTGGCAGAGCGCTATTTTGTATACCATGATCACCCCGAAGTACGGAAACTGGCAGTGGATATTTTTACTTCGCGCTATGAATTAAGCAAGGTGTGGAAACGCAAGGAGGCCTATGTTGAATTGCCCGGGGAAAACCTGGGTTTCGAAGTTCCGAAGACGATGCTATCTTATAAAATGATGGTCATTGAGAAAGCACTCTCCCAATTGCGAAAGGAACTGGAGGAAAGTGAAAAAAAACAGGATCTGCAAACCCTGAACGAAATCATCGTTAGGATTCAAAGCCTTGAAAAGGTAAAACGGGAGCTTTCCATTGGCTTGGGGGGACGAACGATAATCCGCTGA
- a CDS encoding ribonuclease P protein component has product MVKEFSLSKSERLSGRKAISSLFETGRAVYAPPLKIIFRLEELGTNPVAMAVSVPKRLFKRAVDRNLLKRRIREAYRLNKKDLYDLLRQKSRTLHMVIQYQHREISDFRSIEKGVLRGMNSLAEKLKEED; this is encoded by the coding sequence ATCGTAAAAGAGTTTTCACTTTCTAAAAGCGAAAGGCTTTCCGGCCGGAAAGCCATCTCCTCCCTGTTTGAGACGGGCCGTGCGGTCTATGCTCCTCCCTTGAAGATCATCTTCAGATTGGAGGAGTTGGGCACCAATCCTGTTGCTATGGCGGTTTCGGTGCCCAAGAGGCTTTTTAAACGGGCCGTGGACCGGAATCTCCTGAAGAGAAGGATCAGAGAGGCTTACCGCTTAAATAAAAAAGACTTATATGATTTGTTAAGGCAGAAGAGCAGAACTCTTCATATGGTCATACAATACCAGCATAGAGAAATATCGGATTTCAGGAGTATTGAGAAGGGGGTGCTGCGCGGGATGAACAGCCTGGCGGAAAAACTGAAGGAGGAGGATTAA
- a CDS encoding uroporphyrinogen-III synthase yields MGRIRKILVSQPEPENNKSPYFDLASKHNLKIDFRPFIHVEGVTARDFRQEKVDLGSHTAVIFTSKTSIDHYFRMAEETRTSIPDTMKYFCVSEATAYYLQKYIVYRKRKIFYGNGKIPHLVEIMNKHKEEKFLLPLSAAHKEEIPELLKKGNFNFSKAILYRTECSDLSDLADVNYDILVFYSPSGIKSLFQNFPDFKQNNTKIASFGAKTAAAAQEAGLRLDITAPQPQAPSMTMALEKFIKDYNKSNGKS; encoded by the coding sequence ATGGGAAGAATAAGGAAAATCCTTGTTTCTCAGCCAGAGCCTGAGAATAACAAATCCCCCTACTTTGATTTAGCAAGTAAGCATAACCTGAAAATTGACTTCAGGCCCTTCATTCATGTTGAAGGGGTTACAGCCAGAGATTTTCGTCAGGAAAAAGTGGACCTTGGTTCTCACACAGCCGTTATTTTTACAAGTAAAACATCCATTGACCATTATTTCAGGATGGCTGAGGAGACCCGGACCAGCATTCCGGATACGATGAAATATTTCTGCGTTTCTGAAGCTACGGCTTACTATCTTCAAAAGTATATCGTATACCGGAAAAGGAAGATTTTTTACGGGAATGGTAAAATTCCCCATCTGGTGGAGATCATGAATAAGCATAAGGAAGAAAAATTCTTACTGCCTCTGTCTGCGGCACATAAGGAGGAAATTCCAGAGTTGCTGAAAAAAGGCAATTTCAATTTTTCCAAAGCGATACTCTACAGGACTGAATGTAGCGATCTTTCTGACCTGGCTGATGTGAATTATGATATCCTGGTATTTTACAGTCCATCGGGGATTAAATCATTGTTCCAGAATTTTCCTGATTTTAAACAGAACAATACAAAAATCGCTTCCTTTGGCGCCAAGACGGCAGCAGCTGCTCAAGAGGCCGGTTTACGCCTGGACATTACGGCTCCTCAGCCTCAGGCCCCTTCTATGACCATGGCGCTGGAAAAATTTATAAAAGATTACAATAAGAGTAACGGGAAATCGTAA
- a CDS encoding DUF4271 domain-containing protein, which yields MPGQDTIVQAIFTGSAVEISSVVPPGGGIEIMARIPFHQPTWFFIYLFLMIGFFAWIRLYYGNMLIQTLQASTNFQVANRIYHDNSQLQRQLDIILYIYYFLSLAFLLFLIENRVGRHPYELQGALLYLFNLALLASLFLGKLVLFNTAAFLFNKPGIVREYLYNIFIFNKLLGIVILPLMFLLVYTQGAVKEVFFWSSILVLSGVVVMRIIRGIVFSYRKEVLVFYMFLYLCALEIVPLVLLYRWLEGVL from the coding sequence ATGCCGGGCCAGGATACCATCGTACAAGCCATTTTTACGGGCTCTGCTGTTGAAATTTCATCTGTTGTTCCCCCTGGAGGGGGGATAGAGATCATGGCTAGAATACCGTTTCACCAACCCACCTGGTTCTTTATCTATCTGTTTTTAATGATCGGCTTTTTTGCATGGATCAGACTCTATTATGGCAACATGCTGATACAAACGCTCCAGGCTTCTACAAATTTTCAGGTTGCCAACAGAATATATCATGACAATAGCCAGTTGCAGAGGCAGTTAGACATAATCTTATACATTTATTATTTTCTTAGCCTGGCTTTTCTGCTCTTCCTTATCGAGAACAGGGTGGGTCGTCATCCCTATGAATTGCAGGGAGCTTTACTGTACCTGTTTAATCTGGCTTTGCTGGCGAGCCTGTTTTTAGGCAAGCTGGTGTTGTTTAATACGGCCGCTTTCCTGTTTAATAAACCAGGGATTGTCCGGGAATATCTGTATAACATTTTCATTTTTAACAAACTCCTGGGAATCGTAATTTTGCCCCTTATGTTCCTGCTGGTTTACACCCAGGGCGCTGTGAAGGAGGTGTTTTTTTGGTCAAGTATCTTAGTCCTCTCCGGGGTCGTGGTCATGAGAATCATAAGGGGGATCGTATTTTCTTATCGAAAAGAAGTTTTGGTTTTCTATATGTTTTTGTACCTTTGTGCCCTTGAAATAGTGCCTCTTGTATTATTATACAGGTGGTTAGAAGGTGTCCTTTAA
- a CDS encoding S41 family peptidase, translated as MKKKKHIIYIAGFLVFFLSVGFSTLKNKDLELVKNLDIYYTLFRELNMFYVDETDPEKLVTTSIEAMLSSLDPYTTYIPESDMDDFQFQTTGEYGGIGSLIRRSDEQVMIAEPYEGFPAAKAGIRAGDLILKVDGVSTENMEIESVSDRLKGKPGTEFSLTIERFGEEKPLQFKLTREKISILNVPYYGMIDQGTGYIRISNFTTGASQEVENAIKELKKEPQLHSLVLDLRSNPGGLLIEAVRICNLFVDKGELIVSTRGKMKQWDSDYSTTREPMDREIPLVVLINRGSASASEIVAGALQDLDRAVVVGQRTFGKGLVQTSRPLKYNAQLKVTTAKYYIPSGRCIQALDYTHRNEDGSVGMIPDSLISEYQTQNGRLVYDGGGIQPDFEVIPEKLSEMAIQLYTQGVFFDYATRFRNTHEDIDSPESFSLSDEEYALFKSFIEDREFEFQTASEKAFESLRESAKREKYYALAQEEFSSLESKLVHNNLKDLETFDSEIRQILSEEIVNRYYYMRGRILKQIQDDNQLDKAREILNEPGLLKEVLSGNQGALAKAGTG; from the coding sequence ATGAAAAAGAAGAAACATATCATATACATCGCCGGATTTCTCGTTTTCTTCCTGAGCGTTGGCTTTTCCACTTTAAAAAACAAGGATCTTGAACTGGTTAAGAACCTGGATATCTACTACACACTATTCCGGGAGCTGAACATGTTTTATGTAGATGAAACGGATCCTGAGAAACTTGTTACCACCAGTATTGAGGCCATGCTCTCTTCCCTGGACCCCTATACAACCTATATTCCGGAATCCGACATGGATGATTTTCAATTTCAGACAACCGGGGAATATGGAGGCATCGGTTCTTTAATCCGCAGGTCCGATGAACAGGTGATGATTGCAGAGCCTTATGAAGGATTTCCGGCAGCAAAAGCCGGAATCAGAGCTGGCGATCTAATTCTGAAGGTAGATGGGGTCTCTACTGAAAATATGGAGATAGAATCGGTCAGTGACAGACTTAAGGGAAAACCCGGGACAGAGTTCTCTCTGACCATTGAACGATTTGGAGAAGAAAAGCCCCTGCAATTTAAACTGACCAGGGAGAAAATTTCGATTCTAAATGTTCCTTATTACGGGATGATTGACCAGGGAACGGGATATATCCGCATCTCTAACTTTACGACCGGAGCAAGCCAGGAAGTTGAAAATGCAATTAAGGAGTTAAAAAAAGAACCTCAGCTGCACTCTCTGGTGCTGGATTTACGTTCCAATCCGGGAGGTTTACTGATTGAGGCTGTCAGAATTTGTAATCTTTTTGTCGATAAAGGAGAGTTGATCGTAAGCACAAGGGGCAAGATGAAACAGTGGGATTCTGATTATTCCACCACCAGGGAGCCCATGGACCGGGAGATCCCCCTGGTGGTATTGATTAACCGTGGATCGGCCTCCGCCTCTGAAATTGTGGCGGGTGCCCTGCAGGACCTGGACCGTGCCGTAGTCGTGGGCCAGCGGACTTTTGGTAAAGGTTTGGTCCAGACCTCAAGGCCCCTGAAGTATAATGCACAATTAAAAGTTACCACCGCTAAATATTATATTCCCAGCGGGCGTTGTATCCAGGCTCTGGACTATACTCATCGCAATGAAGATGGCAGTGTGGGAATGATTCCCGATTCCCTTATTTCTGAGTATCAAACCCAAAACGGGCGTCTGGTTTACGATGGTGGAGGCATCCAGCCAGATTTTGAAGTCATCCCGGAAAAACTCTCTGAGATGGCCATACAGCTTTATACTCAGGGGGTATTTTTCGATTATGCAACACGTTTCCGAAACACACATGAAGATATAGATTCTCCAGAATCATTCTCATTATCAGATGAAGAATATGCGCTATTTAAATCTTTCATTGAAGATAGGGAATTTGAATTTCAAACCGCAAGCGAAAAAGCCTTTGAGTCCCTCAGGGAAAGTGCCAAAAGGGAAAAATATTATGCTCTGGCACAGGAGGAATTTTCTTCCCTGGAAAGTAAGCTTGTCCACAATAATCTAAAAGATCTGGAAACATTCGATTCCGAGATCCGGCAGATTCTCTCCGAAGAGATTGTGAACCGTTATTATTATATGAGGGGCAGAATCTTAAAACAGATACAGGATGATAACCAGCTGGACAAGGCTCGTGAAATTCTAAATGAACCCGGTCTGCTAAAAGAGGTACTGAGCGGAAACCAGGGGGCCCTGGCTAAAGCCGGCACCGGCTGA
- the polA gene encoding DNA polymerase I — MEKKLFLLDAYALIFRAYYAFISNPMTNSKGLPTSTVFGFTLVLEEILRKEDPTHIAVVFDPPGLTFRHGMFPDYKANRDVTPEDIKAALPYIKKIVKGFNIPVIEELGYEADDVIGTMAKHAEKEGFVVYMMTPDKDFAQLVSDRIFMYKPGRGGGAAEVIGVNEVREKFLVEQPEQVIDYLALMGDSADNIPGAKGVGEKTAKKLIGQFGSVEGVYEHIDQLKGKQRENLESSREQVLLSKELATIYLEVPVQISLDDLIRKELNKEELIHLFDELEFKNLAGRVLGSTRTEAPGTTNEAVPEPAYSASMNGQGNLFGDSAEHREASRVNLFASIETVDHHYRLINTKEEVASLAEELSGQKSFCFDAETTGLDVIEAELVGLAFSWEANRAAYIAFGEDREEILEWLELLKAPFADKTIEKIGQNLKYDFHILKNYDIDVKGFLFDTMIAHFILKPEQKHGLNVLAEQYLNYSMISIETLIGKKGNRQLSFRSIDPEKACEYAGEDADITWQLAQILRKELHDNGFNELSENIEMPLIPVLMKMEHHGVKLDVEALNLFARKLREDILETEQQIFSLAGMEFNINSPRQFGEVLFERLKIVENPKKTKTKQYATGEEVLIQLKDKHPVVGKVLEYRSLKKLLNTYVSALPLLVKPSTGKIHTSFNQALVTTGRLSSVNPNLQNIPIREERGREIRRAFIPEKKENVFFSADYSQIELRVMAHLSGDEQMIQAFVSHEDIHTATASKVYKIDPEEVNREMRSRAKTANFGIIYGISAFGLSQRMLISRAEAKSLIDGYFESYPKVKEFMDTSIRMAREKGYVETMFGRRRYLPDILSRNSVVRGNAERNAINSPIQGSAADIIKIAMIRIQEVFEEEKLKSALILQVHDELNFDVLPRELERVKEITKTEMENAAILSVPLIVDMGQGANWLEAH, encoded by the coding sequence GTGGAAAAAAAACTGTTCCTTCTGGATGCTTATGCCTTGATTTTCCGGGCTTATTATGCCTTTATTTCAAACCCCATGACCAATTCAAAGGGCTTGCCGACTTCAACCGTATTTGGTTTTACTCTGGTCCTTGAAGAGATTCTCAGAAAGGAAGATCCCACACACATTGCTGTGGTTTTTGATCCTCCTGGCCTCACCTTCAGGCATGGGATGTTCCCGGATTACAAAGCGAACAGGGATGTTACTCCCGAAGATATCAAAGCGGCCCTTCCATATATTAAGAAAATTGTGAAGGGATTCAATATTCCTGTTATTGAAGAGCTTGGTTATGAGGCGGATGATGTAATCGGAACCATGGCAAAGCATGCAGAGAAAGAGGGTTTTGTTGTCTATATGATGACTCCTGATAAAGATTTTGCCCAGCTGGTTTCGGATCGGATATTTATGTATAAGCCAGGGCGAGGAGGAGGAGCAGCTGAAGTGATAGGAGTAAATGAAGTGAGGGAGAAGTTCCTCGTGGAACAACCCGAACAGGTAATTGATTATCTGGCATTAATGGGAGATTCAGCCGACAATATTCCCGGAGCGAAAGGAGTAGGTGAAAAAACAGCCAAGAAGCTGATCGGGCAATTCGGATCCGTGGAAGGAGTTTACGAACATATTGATCAGTTAAAGGGTAAACAGAGGGAGAACCTGGAATCTTCCCGGGAGCAGGTTTTGCTTTCAAAAGAACTTGCTACCATTTATTTAGAGGTACCCGTACAAATTTCCCTGGATGATCTTATAAGAAAAGAGCTTAACAAAGAGGAGCTTATTCATTTATTTGATGAACTGGAGTTTAAAAATCTAGCCGGAAGGGTGTTGGGTTCTACACGGACCGAAGCCCCCGGAACGACGAATGAAGCAGTACCTGAGCCTGCTTATTCTGCCTCGATGAACGGACAGGGAAATCTATTTGGGGATTCTGCTGAACATAGGGAAGCCAGTCGGGTAAATTTGTTTGCTTCTATTGAAACGGTCGATCACCATTACAGGCTGATCAATACCAAAGAAGAGGTTGCTTCGCTGGCTGAGGAGTTATCCGGTCAAAAATCATTTTGCTTTGATGCCGAGACAACCGGTCTGGATGTGATAGAAGCAGAACTGGTTGGTCTTGCATTTAGCTGGGAGGCAAACAGAGCGGCCTATATTGCATTTGGGGAGGACCGGGAAGAAATATTGGAATGGTTGGAGTTATTAAAGGCCCCGTTCGCGGATAAAACGATAGAAAAAATCGGGCAAAATTTAAAGTATGATTTTCACATCTTAAAGAATTATGATATAGATGTAAAGGGATTCTTATTTGATACAATGATTGCACATTTCATCTTAAAACCCGAACAGAAGCATGGTTTAAATGTGCTGGCAGAGCAATACCTGAATTATTCCATGATCAGCATAGAAACTCTGATAGGTAAAAAGGGAAACAGACAATTATCATTCCGGTCCATTGATCCGGAGAAAGCTTGTGAATATGCAGGAGAGGACGCAGACATTACCTGGCAGCTGGCTCAGATTCTGAGAAAAGAACTGCATGATAATGGATTCAATGAGCTTTCCGAGAATATTGAAATGCCCCTCATTCCGGTTTTGATGAAGATGGAGCATCATGGAGTGAAACTGGATGTAGAGGCTCTGAATCTTTTTGCAAGGAAGTTAAGAGAAGATATCCTGGAAACAGAACAACAGATATTTTCACTGGCGGGCATGGAGTTTAACATCAATTCGCCCAGGCAATTTGGAGAGGTACTCTTCGAGAGACTGAAAATTGTTGAGAATCCCAAGAAAACGAAAACCAAGCAGTATGCAACCGGCGAAGAGGTTCTGATACAATTGAAAGACAAACACCCTGTGGTGGGTAAGGTGTTGGAATATAGATCGTTAAAGAAATTACTAAACACTTATGTTAGTGCACTTCCCCTGCTTGTGAAGCCTTCTACAGGTAAAATACACACTTCTTTTAATCAGGCCCTGGTTACTACGGGGAGGCTTTCCTCTGTAAATCCGAATTTACAGAACATACCAATCAGAGAGGAGCGCGGCAGGGAGATCCGGCGGGCTTTTATACCGGAAAAAAAGGAAAATGTTTTCTTTTCAGCCGACTATTCTCAGATTGAATTAAGAGTGATGGCGCATTTAAGCGGAGACGAGCAGATGATTCAGGCTTTTGTAAGTCATGAAGACATCCATACAGCGACGGCCTCTAAAGTATATAAGATTGATCCTGAGGAAGTTAACAGGGAGATGCGAAGCCGGGCCAAAACAGCAAATTTTGGCATCATATACGGGATATCGGCCTTTGGTTTGTCGCAGAGAATGCTTATATCCAGGGCGGAAGCAAAAAGTCTCATAGATGGATATTTTGAAAGTTATCCCAAAGTAAAAGAATTCATGGATACCTCGATCCGGATGGCTCGTGAGAAGGGTTATGTGGAAACTATGTTCGGAAGAAGACGCTATCTTCCGGATATTCTTTCGAGGAATTCGGTGGTGCGGGGTAATGCCGAACGTAATGCCATTAATTCGCCCATACAGGGTTCTGCTGCGGATATTATTAAGATAGCGATGATCCGGATTCAGGAGGTATTCGAAGAAGAGAAGCTAAAGTCGGCCCTGATTCTTCAGGTTCATGATGAATTGAATTTCGATGTATTACCCCGGGAGCTGGAGAGGGTAAAAGAAATTACAAAAACGGAGATGGAGAATGCAGCCATACTATCCGTTCCTCTTATCGTAGATATGGGCCAGGGAGCCAATTGGCTTGAGGCACATTAA
- a CDS encoding 6-carboxytetrahydropterin synthase translates to MNKVRLTKEFHFEMAHALQNYDGLCRHIHGHSYRLFITVAGAPITNKDNPKLGMVLDFADLKAMVKGPVVDYFDHSLCINRDAQSSLPEKANEMYEKVHLVDFQPTCENLVIHIAEKLSPSLPAGVELYSIKLYETATSYAEWYLTDNQ, encoded by the coding sequence ATGAACAAAGTCAGGCTTACCAAGGAGTTTCATTTCGAAATGGCGCATGCGCTGCAGAACTATGATGGTTTGTGCAGGCATATTCACGGACATTCCTACAGGCTTTTCATAACCGTTGCAGGAGCCCCCATAACAAATAAGGATAATCCCAAGTTGGGGATGGTCCTCGACTTTGCGGATCTGAAAGCAATGGTTAAAGGACCGGTGGTTGATTACTTCGATCATTCCCTGTGTATAAACAGAGATGCGCAGAGCTCTCTTCCAGAAAAGGCTAATGAGATGTATGAAAAGGTTCATCTCGTTGATTTTCAGCCTACTTGTGAAAACCTGGTCATACATATTGCAGAAAAATTAAGTCCCTCTCTTCCTGCCGGTGTAGAGTTGTATTCTATTAAACTCTATGAGACAGCGACTTCTTATGCGGAGTGGTATCTAACAGATAATCAGTAG
- a CDS encoding polyprenyl synthetase family protein — MINLENIKKPVSLEMKEFDSRFKSEVSSNIPLLTMVTRFVLRRKGKQMRPLFVFLSSRLTGEITEATYTAASLIELMHTATLVHDDVVDESNERRGIFSVNAIWKSKIAVLFGDYLLAQGLLLAVERKNYDLLEIVSRASREMSEGELLQIQKSRSLNIDMETYFEVIRKKTASLIASCTACGAKAAGATQEMVDRVYEMGIQIGMAFQIKDDLFDYQQHGTIGKPTGNDIKDKKFTLPLIYALNQAESSRKKAIIRKIKNGNRSQHVVNEVIQFVNEMGGIDFAVSKMQEYKSAAMDILYTFPDSPSRNSLRDLVEFTVSRKK, encoded by the coding sequence ATGATCAATCTGGAGAATATCAAGAAACCCGTGAGCCTTGAAATGAAAGAATTTGATTCTCGTTTCAAATCCGAAGTTTCCAGCAATATTCCTCTATTGACGATGGTAACCCGCTTTGTTCTTCGCCGCAAAGGAAAACAGATGCGCCCGCTGTTTGTGTTCCTTTCTTCCAGGCTGACAGGAGAGATAACCGAGGCCACCTATACGGCAGCCTCCCTGATAGAACTGATGCATACAGCCACCCTGGTCCATGATGATGTGGTGGATGAATCCAACGAACGCCGGGGAATTTTTTCGGTTAATGCTATATGGAAATCAAAAATTGCCGTGCTTTTTGGTGATTACCTTCTTGCCCAGGGCTTATTGCTGGCTGTTGAGAGAAAAAACTACGATTTGCTGGAAATCGTATCTCGCGCCTCCAGAGAGATGAGTGAAGGAGAACTGTTGCAGATTCAAAAATCCCGAAGTCTGAATATCGATATGGAAACCTATTTCGAAGTGATCCGAAAAAAGACTGCCAGTCTGATCGCTTCCTGTACAGCTTGTGGTGCCAAAGCGGCCGGAGCCACCCAGGAAATGGTGGATCGCGTATATGAAATGGGTATTCAAATTGGTATGGCCTTTCAAATTAAGGATGATTTATTTGATTATCAACAACATGGGACAATCGGGAAGCCTACCGGAAACGATATAAAGGATAAGAAATTTACGCTCCCCCTGATTTACGCACTGAATCAGGCAGAGTCCTCCAGGAAAAAGGCAATTATTCGAAAAATAAAAAACGGAAATCGCAGTCAACATGTGGTCAACGAGGTGATACAGTTTGTGAATGAAATGGGGGGAATCGATTTTGCCGTTTCTAAAATGCAGGAATATAAATCAGCCGCCATGGATATCCTTTACACTTTTCCTGATTCTCCGTCGAGAAATTCTCTGCGAGATCTTGTTGAGTTTACAGTTTCCCGAAAAAAATAG